In Blastopirellula sediminis, the following proteins share a genomic window:
- a CDS encoding 2'-5' RNA ligase family protein, giving the protein MARTFVTDFVSIDPSPEWAVKLRAYKDDVRQLVGDQAYLDDPPHISAYLARFAEGIEIDETIAEVAANFSPIAIELDGWHVLEADPWTGERTLTIHVSESSCQQLHDLQSQIIAAISDQRDREATQQHYNNVLANFSPLQRESIEKIGFPFCGDAWEPQFVIASIRKPDWKRVADSLLHQPPTGQAVCSSVTHYRIIDGETYPLQRYDLR; this is encoded by the coding sequence ATGGCTCGAACTTTCGTCACTGACTTCGTCTCCATCGATCCCAGCCCTGAATGGGCGGTGAAACTACGCGCGTACAAAGACGACGTGCGGCAGTTGGTGGGAGATCAGGCCTATCTTGACGATCCTCCCCACATCTCCGCCTACCTGGCCCGTTTTGCGGAGGGGATCGAAATCGACGAGACGATCGCCGAAGTCGCCGCCAACTTCTCTCCGATTGCCATCGAACTCGACGGATGGCACGTCTTGGAAGCCGATCCTTGGACGGGAGAACGAACGCTGACGATCCATGTCAGCGAATCATCTTGCCAACAGCTGCATGACCTGCAATCGCAGATTATCGCCGCGATCAGCGATCAACGTGACCGAGAAGCGACGCAACAACATTACAACAATGTGTTGGCGAATTTTTCCCCCTTGCAGCGCGAATCGATTGAGAAGATCGGCTTTCCCTTTTGCGGCGACGCCTGGGAGCCGCAATTCGTGATCGCGTCAATTCGCAAACCCGACTGGAAGCGGGTCGCCGATTCCCTTCTTCATCAGCCTCCGACCGGACAAGCGGTCTGCAGCAGCGTGACCCACTATCGCATCATCGATGGCGAAACCTATCCGCTGCAGCGCTACGACCTGCGCTGA
- a CDS encoding fumarylacetoacetate hydrolase family protein, whose product MRLVTYQSEAGPRAAVARGDDFIDLHHTDHTLPTDMKSLLAMGDVAREKVLAAMEHGDPIPQGSRILTPIINPQKVICVGLNYADHAKETGATVGDEPIIFNKFPSALIADHDEIHLPPESSQVDYEAELVVVIGTAGKHIPQGEAMSHVGGYCCGNDISARDWQKGKPGKQWLLGKTFDTFAPLGPILYTPDEIADPSNLTIRMRLNGETMQESSTSQLIFKIDFLISYLSNVVMLQPGDLIFTGTPHGVGVARDPQVFLQPGDQLEVEIEGLGVLTNRVAIR is encoded by the coding sequence ATGCGACTGGTCACCTATCAAAGCGAAGCGGGTCCCCGTGCTGCCGTTGCTCGGGGGGATGATTTCATTGATCTTCACCATACCGATCACACTCTCCCTACCGATATGAAGTCCCTGCTAGCGATGGGGGACGTCGCTCGCGAAAAAGTGCTCGCCGCCATGGAGCACGGCGATCCGATTCCGCAGGGCTCCCGAATTCTGACGCCGATCATCAATCCGCAAAAAGTGATCTGCGTCGGTCTGAATTACGCCGATCACGCCAAAGAGACCGGCGCCACCGTCGGGGACGAGCCGATTATTTTCAACAAGTTTCCCTCGGCCCTGATCGCCGACCATGACGAGATTCACTTGCCGCCGGAAAGCAGCCAGGTCGATTACGAAGCGGAACTGGTGGTCGTGATCGGAACTGCTGGCAAGCATATCCCGCAAGGGGAAGCGATGAGCCATGTCGGCGGCTATTGCTGCGGCAACGACATCTCAGCTCGCGACTGGCAAAAGGGGAAGCCGGGCAAGCAATGGCTGCTCGGGAAAACGTTCGACACCTTCGCTCCGCTCGGGCCGATCCTTTACACCCCCGACGAAATCGCCGATCCCAGCAACCTGACGATCCGCATGCGTCTCAATGGGGAGACGATGCAGGAGTCGTCGACCAGCCAGCTGATCTTCAAGATCGATTTCCTGATCTCCTACCTCTCGAACGTGGTGATGCTGCAGCCGGGCGACTTGATCTTTACGGGGACGCCGCATGGGGTCGGCGTCGCTCGCGATCCGCAAGTCTTCCTGCAGCCAGGGGATCAGCTGGAAGTCGAAATCGAAGGGCTAGGCGTTCTGACCAATCGCGTCGCGATCCGCTAG
- the coxB gene encoding cytochrome c oxidase subunit II codes for MRELRKGRFRQTCYGMMRWPLALALVACCPLLATAQSPDMFNPSSPDAAEIRELFYLVLAISAIIFLLVGGALAYFIVRFRDPPGAPRDDTEPPQIYGSQPIEIAWTLAPTLIVFVLSLVVIRSVIAMRSDPPEAGVIRVRAVGHQWWWEFEYPDYGFTTANELVIPSSEVDAEKPVYLQLESADVIHSFWIPKLAGKTDLVPGQTNRMRLQADTPGLYEGRCAEYCGTQHARMLIRVNAVEMAEFEKWIENQKRPAVVAPGVEAGRQIFMDQACANCHTIRGEPAVGKFGPDLTHLMSRETIAAGVLENNRENLSDWLADPDHAKPGSRMPNMRLSPTEVKQLVDYLMTLE; via the coding sequence ATGCGAGAATTGCGCAAGGGAAGATTTCGCCAGACATGCTACGGCATGATGCGCTGGCCTCTTGCTTTGGCCCTTGTCGCTTGCTGTCCGCTGTTGGCGACGGCGCAATCGCCCGACATGTTCAATCCGTCGAGCCCAGACGCCGCTGAAATCCGCGAGCTGTTCTACCTGGTTCTGGCGATCTCAGCGATCATTTTTCTCTTGGTCGGCGGGGCGCTCGCCTACTTCATTGTCCGCTTTCGCGATCCTCCTGGCGCACCGCGCGACGATACCGAACCGCCGCAGATTTACGGCAGTCAGCCGATTGAAATTGCCTGGACGCTGGCTCCCACGCTGATCGTTTTTGTTCTCAGCCTGGTGGTGATTCGCTCGGTGATTGCGATGCGATCCGATCCGCCGGAAGCCGGAGTGATTCGCGTGCGAGCCGTCGGTCATCAGTGGTGGTGGGAATTTGAATATCCTGACTACGGATTCACGACCGCCAATGAGTTGGTCATTCCCAGCTCGGAAGTCGACGCCGAAAAGCCGGTCTATCTGCAACTGGAATCGGCCGACGTCATTCATAGCTTCTGGATCCCGAAATTGGCCGGCAAGACCGACCTGGTCCCGGGACAAACCAACCGCATGCGACTTCAGGCCGATACCCCCGGCTTGTACGAAGGACGCTGCGCCGAATACTGCGGCACCCAACATGCCCGGATGCTGATCCGCGTCAACGCAGTTGAGATGGCGGAGTTTGAGAAGTGGATCGAAAACCAAAAGCGTCCTGCCGTGGTCGCTCCGGGAGTCGAAGCAGGCCGCCAGATCTTTATGGATCAAGCCTGCGCCAATTGCCACACGATTCGCGGCGAGCCGGCCGTCGGCAAGTTTGGCCCCGACCTGACCCATCTAATGAGTCGCGAGACGATCGCCGCCGGCGTACTCGAAAACAATCGCGAAAACCTCTCCGATTGGTTGGCCGATCCCGATCACGCGAAGCCCGGCAGTCGGATGCCGAACATGCGGCTCAGCCCGACGGAAGTGAAACAGTTGGTCGATTATTTGATGACGTTGGAATAA
- a CDS encoding ABC-F family ATP-binding cassette domain-containing protein, with protein MTPLIQIQNAVKRFGHKVLLDGASVSLVEGQKVGMIGRNGAGKSTLCRAILGDEDLEKGEVILHPKLRLGYLRQHDPFEEGETVVGFLMRDSGQPDWKCGEIAGQFEIKGAMLETPVRQLSGGWQTRVKLTALLLHDPNYLLLDEPTNFLDLRTQMLLERFLLDFRGGVMVVSHDRAFLKQTCTHTLELSRGKLQMFPGDVDAYLVVQEERKEHDQRVNQATRAKQKQLQRFIEKNRAQANTASQARSKAKQLDRLQLIEIEEDEASAYVRVPLVEKRKGTVVRCDNMTIGYPTKKIADEVTLDIEHGGRIGVVGDNGQGKTTLLRTLVGSIDPLVGDVKWGHHADVGVYAQHVYTTLPGNETVEEYLRTAADPDVSTQQVLNVAGSFLFRGDDVRKKIKVLSGGERARLCLAGLLLGKHNVLILDEPGNHLDVETVESLVRALETYNGTVIFTSHDRYFMKSVATNIVEVRDGRVIHFPDDYDHYVYRLNQEIDEEGGAAPGGKLPASSDHHSAGGDKGDRRDRNKQLRTMRKDLKKIETKIAEMDDEKKKLNDKLMKLTDAKEAEKTHTQLVAVTQELEQLEEQWLALNEELMEADGY; from the coding sequence GTGACTCCGCTGATCCAGATTCAAAATGCCGTCAAACGATTTGGCCATAAAGTGCTGCTTGATGGAGCGAGCGTCTCGCTGGTCGAAGGGCAAAAAGTTGGCATGATTGGGCGGAATGGCGCCGGCAAGTCGACCTTGTGCCGCGCGATTCTGGGGGATGAGGATCTGGAGAAAGGGGAAGTCATCCTTCACCCGAAGCTCCGGCTCGGCTATCTGCGGCAGCACGATCCGTTTGAAGAAGGGGAGACCGTCGTCGGCTTTTTGATGCGCGACAGCGGTCAGCCAGACTGGAAGTGCGGCGAAATCGCCGGCCAGTTCGAGATCAAAGGGGCGATGCTCGAGACGCCGGTTCGGCAGCTCTCAGGCGGTTGGCAAACCCGCGTCAAGCTGACGGCGCTGCTGCTGCATGATCCGAACTACCTGCTGCTCGACGAACCGACGAACTTCCTCGACTTGCGGACGCAGATGCTGCTGGAGCGGTTCTTGCTCGATTTCCGCGGCGGCGTGATGGTCGTCTCCCACGATCGGGCGTTTTTGAAACAAACCTGCACCCACACGCTGGAACTTTCCCGCGGCAAGTTGCAGATGTTCCCCGGCGACGTCGACGCTTACCTGGTGGTGCAGGAAGAACGGAAAGAGCACGATCAACGCGTCAACCAGGCGACCCGCGCCAAGCAGAAGCAGCTGCAACGATTCATCGAGAAGAACCGCGCTCAGGCGAACACCGCCAGCCAGGCCCGCAGCAAAGCGAAACAATTGGACCGGCTGCAACTGATCGAAATCGAAGAAGATGAAGCGTCGGCCTACGTCCGCGTGCCGCTGGTCGAGAAGCGCAAAGGGACCGTCGTCCGCTGCGACAACATGACGATCGGCTATCCGACCAAGAAGATCGCCGATGAAGTGACGCTCGATATCGAACACGGCGGTCGCATCGGCGTGGTCGGCGACAACGGCCAGGGAAAAACGACGTTGCTGCGAACGCTGGTCGGCTCGATCGATCCGCTGGTCGGGGATGTGAAATGGGGGCACCACGCCGACGTCGGCGTTTACGCTCAGCACGTTTACACGACCTTGCCGGGAAATGAGACGGTCGAAGAGTATCTGCGGACTGCGGCCGATCCGGACGTCAGCACGCAACAAGTGCTGAACGTGGCCGGGAGCTTCCTCTTCCGCGGCGACGACGTTCGCAAAAAGATCAAGGTTTTAAGCGGGGGTGAGCGAGCTCGTCTCTGTCTAGCTGGACTGCTGCTTGGCAAACACAACGTCCTGATTCTCGACGAACCGGGGAACCATTTGGACGTCGAAACGGTTGAGTCGCTCGTTCGTGCGCTGGAGACCTACAACGGCACGGTGATTTTCACCAGCCACGATCGCTACTTCATGAAGAGCGTCGCGACCAATATCGTCGAAGTCCGCGACGGCCGGGTCATTCATTTTCCTGACGACTATGATCACTACGTCTATCGCCTCAATCAGGAAATCGACGAAGAAGGGGGCGCTGCGCCGGGAGGCAAATTGCCGGCCAGCAGCGATCATCATTCCGCAGGCGGCGACAAGGGAGATCGTCGCGATCGCAACAAGCAGTTGCGGACGATGCGAAAAGATCTGAAGAAGATCGAAACCAAGATCGCCGAGATGGACGACGAAAAAAAGAAGCTCAATGACAAGTTGATGAAGCTGACCGATGCGAAGGAAGCGGAGAAAACCCACACGCAGCTAGTCGCGGTGACCCAGGAATTGGAGCAACTGGAAGAGCAGTGGCTGGCGCTGAACGAAGAGTTGATGGAAGCGGACGGCTACTAG
- a CDS encoding N(4)-(beta-N-acetylglucosaminyl)-L-asparaginase, producing MTATSMQKVIASGNGLEATRLAFYQLTSGQPPLDATVNGVTLIEDDPNELTVGYGGLPDANGEVTLDAAVMDGPRHRGGSVVGLKNVRHATQVARLVMEQTRRVMLCGDGALQFAKANGFPEENLLTDKARKVWLYWKRMECRGKDWLPPLPGEFDAETIAEFNRYYPTTGEKHSGSTVHLAARSVRGDLACVTSTSGHCFKMPGRVGDSPIFGAGLYVDNEMGSCGSIGYGEANMLNCSSFHAVQQMGRGASPIDAGLETLAIVAKHAAAYERDEEGKIAFNLQLFLLHKDGSHAGVAIRGEKQIAVTDGDGTRLEPCVNL from the coding sequence GTGACCGCCACATCCATGCAAAAAGTAATCGCATCGGGCAACGGGCTCGAAGCGACCCGTCTCGCTTTCTATCAACTGACCAGCGGACAACCTCCGCTCGACGCCACCGTGAACGGCGTAACGCTGATCGAAGACGATCCCAACGAATTGACCGTCGGTTACGGCGGACTGCCGGACGCCAATGGCGAAGTGACGCTTGACGCGGCGGTGATGGATGGTCCGCGTCATCGCGGCGGCTCGGTCGTCGGCCTCAAGAACGTGCGGCATGCGACGCAAGTGGCGCGACTGGTGATGGAGCAAACGCGTCGCGTGATGCTCTGCGGCGACGGCGCGCTCCAGTTCGCTAAAGCGAACGGCTTTCCGGAAGAGAATCTGCTCACCGACAAAGCTCGCAAGGTCTGGCTCTATTGGAAGCGGATGGAGTGCCGCGGCAAAGATTGGCTGCCGCCGCTACCCGGCGAGTTCGACGCCGAAACGATCGCCGAATTCAATCGCTACTATCCAACCACCGGCGAGAAACACTCCGGCAGCACCGTTCACCTGGCGGCGCGCAGCGTGCGGGGCGATTTGGCCTGTGTGACCTCGACCAGCGGTCACTGCTTCAAAATGCCAGGACGGGTCGGCGACTCGCCGATCTTTGGCGCTGGGCTCTATGTTGACAACGAAATGGGAAGCTGCGGCAGCATCGGCTACGGCGAAGCGAACATGTTGAACTGCTCCAGCTTTCACGCGGTGCAGCAAATGGGACGCGGCGCTAGCCCGATCGACGCCGGCTTGGAAACGCTGGCGATCGTCGCCAAACATGCCGCCGCCTACGAACGAGATGAGGAAGGGAAGATCGCCTTCAACTTGCAGTTGTTTCTGCTCCACAAGGATGGCAGCCACGCAGGGGTCGCCATTCGCGGCGAAAAGCAAATCGCCGTGACCGACGGGGACGGCACTCGACTGGAACCCTGCGTGAACCTGTAG
- a CDS encoding sensor domain-containing diguanylate cyclase/phosphohydrolase: MDTDSSANFGVDPGESADHRFGALQQMLQRTEDVDDEALVAAALEQQNQLVQVRLGVASSLFTALKAKHPPTAAHSLRVATTISTWSAIRGNSHAERDELEVAALLHDIGKLAVPDYLLAKPGKLNEEELALMDEHHAAGVEIIEHCCSDAGIMSVIRHAGAWFDGSKRAFPLCGDDIPRGARMLAIVDAFDSMTTDQVYRRARSKDRALAELFAYAGSQFDPELVSDFCTFQMRFSNKLQHDVAQQWLRDLSPTQANSHWDLVNPQRVARPNQLLNLFHENLFRNVHDGLIYVGADLKILRWNHAAETLTGLSSESVLNRNWSPKLVGMGDASGRFLPEREDPLAAAIQSGLQSVLRLTIRDAQGEYSAITAHISPVITEDGVGRGATLQLCDASGIQRLEEQLRSLHVKATRDPLTNLANRAELDRSLHEMVRKHNQTNRPCSLIICDIDFFKRINDNYGHPAGDDALVSFASHLKRHALPGDVAARYGGEEFVLVCGQCDMKTAAQRAEAIRQEVAATAQPSLGGKNLTASFGVTELQAGDTPESMLNRADRALLQAKELGRNMVIQLGSGRDETEKRERRHWWSSWFAHRSPNALVERTMTTRAPLKMVWEKMRGFLTDHVAEVIDTSEQQLTLAFDGDTFGLTRRNSDRGTALVMTIRPREQQDERGMTTTVIEVSVAPRRSRDRRRSDALQRARQLMASLQSYLMVHDFSEGVVGEEKEAPTFWDRLAAKFKKPPADDRR; encoded by the coding sequence ATGGACACAGATTCATCCGCCAACTTCGGCGTCGATCCTGGAGAATCGGCCGATCATCGCTTCGGAGCGTTGCAGCAGATGTTGCAGCGTACCGAGGATGTCGACGATGAAGCGCTCGTAGCCGCCGCTCTCGAGCAACAAAATCAACTCGTCCAGGTACGACTCGGCGTCGCCAGCAGTCTGTTCACCGCCCTCAAAGCGAAACACCCTCCGACCGCCGCCCACTCGCTGCGCGTCGCGACCACTATTTCCACCTGGTCGGCGATCCGCGGCAACTCGCACGCCGAACGGGACGAACTGGAAGTCGCCGCGCTGCTGCACGACATCGGCAAGTTAGCGGTCCCCGACTACCTGCTCGCCAAGCCCGGCAAGCTGAACGAAGAAGAACTGGCCCTGATGGACGAACATCATGCGGCCGGGGTCGAGATCATCGAACATTGCTGTTCGGACGCCGGCATCATGTCGGTCATTCGACACGCTGGCGCCTGGTTCGACGGCAGCAAACGTGCGTTCCCACTCTGCGGCGACGACATCCCGCGTGGCGCCCGGATGCTGGCGATCGTCGACGCGTTCGACTCGATGACGACCGACCAGGTCTATCGTCGCGCTCGCAGCAAAGACCGCGCCTTGGCCGAGTTGTTCGCCTACGCCGGCTCGCAGTTCGATCCGGAACTGGTCAGCGACTTCTGCACGTTCCAAATGCGATTCTCGAACAAACTGCAACATGACGTCGCTCAACAATGGCTGCGCGACTTGTCGCCGACGCAAGCGAATTCGCATTGGGACCTCGTCAATCCGCAGCGCGTCGCACGTCCCAATCAATTGCTGAACCTGTTCCACGAAAACTTGTTTCGCAACGTCCACGACGGCTTAATCTACGTCGGCGCCGACTTGAAGATCCTGCGCTGGAACCATGCCGCCGAAACGCTGACTGGACTTTCGTCCGAATCGGTCCTCAACCGTAATTGGTCGCCAAAGCTGGTCGGCATGGGAGACGCCTCGGGACGCTTCCTGCCGGAACGCGAAGATCCGCTCGCCGCCGCGATTCAAAGCGGTCTGCAATCAGTGCTCCGCCTGACGATCCGCGACGCTCAAGGCGAATACTCGGCGATCACCGCTCATATCTCTCCGGTCATTACCGAAGATGGCGTTGGCCGCGGCGCTACGCTGCAGTTGTGCGACGCGAGCGGTATCCAACGCCTGGAAGAGCAGCTTCGTTCGTTGCATGTGAAAGCGACTCGCGACCCGCTAACCAACCTGGCGAACCGCGCCGAACTCGACCGTTCGCTGCACGAGATGGTTCGCAAGCACAATCAGACGAATCGTCCTTGCAGCCTGATCATCTGCGACATCGACTTCTTCAAACGAATCAACGACAACTACGGACACCCGGCCGGCGACGACGCGCTGGTCAGCTTCGCATCGCACTTGAAACGACACGCGCTGCCCGGCGATGTGGCGGCTCGCTACGGCGGCGAAGAGTTCGTGCTGGTCTGCGGTCAGTGCGACATGAAAACGGCCGCCCAGCGAGCCGAAGCGATTCGCCAGGAAGTCGCGGCGACGGCGCAGCCTTCGCTCGGCGGCAAGAACCTGACCGCCAGCTTCGGCGTTACCGAACTGCAAGCGGGCGACACCCCGGAATCAATGCTCAACCGAGCCGACCGCGCGCTTTTGCAAGCGAAAGAGCTCGGCCGCAACATGGTGATCCAACTCGGCTCGGGTCGCGACGAAACGGAAAAACGAGAACGCCGTCACTGGTGGTCGTCGTGGTTCGCCCACCGCTCGCCGAACGCCCTGGTCGAACGGACGATGACGACCCGCGCGCCGCTGAAGATGGTCTGGGAAAAGATGCGCGGCTTCCTGACCGACCATGTCGCCGAAGTGATCGACACCAGCGAACAGCAACTAACCTTGGCTTTCGACGGCGACACGTTCGGCCTGACGCGTCGCAATTCTGATCGCGGGACCGCGCTAGTCATGACGATCCGTCCCCGCGAACAACAAGACGAACGAGGCATGACGACCACTGTGATCGAAGTTTCGGTGGCCCCACGCCGCAGTCGCGATCGTCGCCGTAGCGACGCGCTGCAGCGTGCTCGACAATTGATGGCGAGCTTGCAGTCGTACCTGATGGTGCACGACTTCAGCGAAGGGGTCGTCGGCGAAGAAAAGGAAGCTCCCACCTTCTGGGATCGCCTGGCCGCAAAATTCAAAAAGCCTCCTGCCGACGATCGGCGCTAG
- a CDS encoding pentapeptide repeat-containing protein, with amino-acid sequence MNSQPGGAIFTESRRASRAPYNEAALTPERLVELRQRHPSFSGDWAHLARLEAELALQPGSAERFARWNRWRLEQPAVDNPRFEPVHLEGASLRRADFRGANLDGAFFCQAELAGADLREVSGKQADFQGTNLARADLSRADLTGARLTDAALTGVMAIAANLGQADLSSVDLVEADCRDCRLTGAKLVRMRAQQAILTDADCSGAELRHADLEEATLEHANFTDANLEEANLHYANGHHANFTGAKLDNADLSGASCLGADFTRASFYGAVLRQANLGRCQLTPVYGLLLDETFLAGDEFTPKASDPWNTLLNTYTWRRLLIMAAWMTLFFVPFLVHPSIPTPQEMIEPKLEPSFLQLQEAAKSLPLRSPEFDRFAVERYYAMLPRIHSAEGLPMQFWLVLGGIEGLIFWTGAIVIVAAIWQRAVLNYYVSGLRQKAKTFRRTPSVAEYCGQFHGPSEEDQGGAAAAMYYWLEGHLTERVKMTGGDIVRFRPFRVLALPSWVHLTLSRWKQIWNKMLPDWVKTPPPASLAEVFGVYRMHRVNRLLIWTTFTLIAFIWLRWAAMAYLGM; translated from the coding sequence ATGAATTCTCAGCCCGGAGGCGCTATTTTCACCGAATCTCGCCGAGCGTCCAGAGCGCCCTACAACGAGGCGGCGCTGACGCCCGAGAGATTGGTCGAATTGCGCCAGCGACACCCCAGCTTTAGCGGCGACTGGGCTCATTTGGCTCGACTGGAGGCCGAACTGGCCCTGCAGCCGGGTTCGGCCGAACGGTTTGCGCGTTGGAACCGCTGGCGTTTGGAACAACCGGCGGTCGACAATCCCCGTTTTGAGCCGGTCCATCTGGAGGGCGCATCGCTCCGCAGGGCTGATTTTCGGGGCGCCAACCTCGACGGAGCCTTCTTTTGCCAGGCGGAGCTCGCCGGCGCGGATCTCCGCGAAGTGAGCGGTAAACAGGCCGACTTCCAAGGGACGAACCTCGCCCGAGCCGACCTTTCCCGCGCTGATTTGACCGGCGCGCGGCTCACTGACGCGGCCCTGACCGGCGTGATGGCGATCGCCGCCAATCTGGGTCAGGCCGATTTGTCTAGCGTCGACCTGGTCGAAGCGGATTGCCGCGACTGCCGTCTGACGGGGGCGAAACTTGTTCGCATGCGAGCCCAACAAGCGATTCTGACCGACGCCGACTGTAGCGGCGCCGAGCTGCGTCATGCCGACCTGGAAGAGGCGACCCTGGAGCACGCTAACTTCACCGACGCCAACCTGGAAGAAGCGAATCTCCACTACGCCAACGGCCACCACGCAAACTTCACCGGAGCCAAACTCGACAATGCCGACTTGTCGGGAGCCAGCTGCCTGGGAGCCGATTTCACGCGAGCCAGCTTCTATGGCGCCGTCCTGCGGCAGGCCAATTTGGGCCGATGTCAATTGACCCCGGTTTATGGGCTGCTGCTCGATGAAACCTTTCTGGCCGGCGACGAGTTTACGCCCAAAGCGTCCGATCCCTGGAATACGCTGCTTAACACCTACACATGGCGGCGTCTGTTGATCATGGCGGCCTGGATGACGCTCTTCTTCGTCCCGTTCCTGGTTCATCCGTCGATTCCCACTCCGCAGGAAATGATCGAGCCGAAGCTTGAACCCAGCTTTTTGCAATTGCAGGAAGCGGCCAAGTCGCTGCCGCTCCGCTCTCCCGAGTTCGATCGGTTCGCGGTCGAGCGTTACTACGCAATGCTCCCCCGAATTCATTCGGCGGAAGGGTTGCCGATGCAGTTCTGGCTTGTGCTGGGAGGAATCGAAGGGCTGATTTTTTGGACCGGAGCGATCGTCATCGTCGCCGCCATCTGGCAGCGCGCGGTGCTGAACTACTATGTTTCGGGCCTCCGCCAAAAAGCGAAGACATTTCGCCGGACTCCGTCAGTGGCCGAATATTGCGGCCAGTTCCACGGTCCCTCCGAAGAGGATCAGGGAGGAGCCGCCGCGGCGATGTATTACTGGCTCGAAGGACACCTGACCGAGCGGGTGAAAATGACCGGCGGCGACATCGTCCGGTTTCGCCCTTTCCGCGTATTGGCCCTCCCCTCGTGGGTCCATCTCACGCTGTCGCGCTGGAAACAGATTTGGAACAAGATGCTGCCCGACTGGGTGAAGACGCCCCCGCCGGCGTCGCTGGCCGAAGTTTTCGGCGTTTATCGGATGCATCGCGTCAATCGCTTGCTGATCTGGACCACCTTTACGCTGATCGCATTCATCTGGCTTCGCTGGGCCGCAATGGCCTATCTCGGCATGTAG
- a CDS encoding type II toxin-antitoxin system RelE/ParE family toxin, which produces MSGRVFWDSRAQTDLDSIIDYIAIEQQSPQNADSFLGDVFEKANLYASNPLLGELREDLGPGL; this is translated from the coding sequence GTGAGCGGTCGCGTATTCTGGGATTCTCGAGCGCAGACCGATCTAGATTCGATTATCGACTACATCGCGATTGAGCAGCAGAGCCCGCAAAACGCCGATTCATTTCTAGGCGATGTTTTCGAGAAGGCGAATTTGTACGCCTCCAATCCGCTTTTGGGGGAATTGCGAGAAGATCTCGGGCCGGGGCTTTGA